The sequence TTTGCCAAAACCTTGATGGCAGCGGTCGATGCTAAATTGCCAGCCAATAGCAGCAATTAATCAAAAAGGCGAGCGATCCAAGTCGGTTGGATCGCTCGCCAGCATTTTAGGCTTGTTTGAAGAAACGAATTAGCTCGCGGGCATGATCCAGAAATTGGCCATCGGTCGAAATTTGAGCCACAGCATGTTCAATTTCACGGCTAATTTGGCGATGTGCTGCTTCGTTATTGGTGCTCAAGCTTTGCAATTCGACTTTTAATTGCTCGATACGGCGCTCTAAACGTTCAGCCTGTTTGACCTGCTCGCTGGCCCATGAATCGGCTTCTTCAAGGTTCAATTGCTCAATTTTGTATTCAAGCGTTGCTACTTTGTCTTTGAGCAACATAATATCATCACGGGGGAAACGCACTTCCTCATGAATCGTGGCTAGCCGTTGGGCCACATATTCATAGCCTCGTAAGGCTGGTCGCAACCCAGTTAGCAAAATCGCTGCCCCGGCTGCAATATAGCCGACGCTGCTAATATCGCTGGCGGCAACACCATATAAGGCCACCGCCGAAACCAGATGCAACAACACTGCCCCAACTAATGATTTTTTGGCAATCGACTTGGCATAGTGCTGTTGGCTCGCTTGGACGACAATCCCGCGTTGCTGCGAAATTTCAGCATCGGCCATCACCGTGCGAGCATCAAAATAGATATTCCAAGGGATGACCGTAATTGCCAAGAGCCACCAAACGCTGACAATTCCCACCAGCCAATCGGTCACATCGCCAGCCGGAATATCAAACCAGCGAGTCATAGCAAATAGCACAATCAACAAACCTGTTAGCAGGCTGCTCATCAACAAAAAGCGGCTAAAACTTGGGCGTTGAGCAGTAATCATGGCAAACCTCCAGCGCAGCAATCAAGCGAGATACGCTCATTCTAGCAGGCTGAAAGCTTGCCGCAATGCATCATTCGATACAAATTAAGGTGCATTTGGCGGCCAACAAAAATCACCAAGCAGCAGCTGATACTTGGTGATTGGAAAAACAGCAAAGGCTTATGCTGCCGGTTTAAGTCGATTCAAGCCCTCAAAAATCAAGGCCATCGCCAAAGCCACCACAAACAGATAAGTTCCTAGCATTTCGAGGCCAAAGCCATCGGCCAATAAACCAAAGCTGCTGGTAATCGAAGCGCCGCCCAAGGTTGCCGCAGCAATTTGAAAACCAATCGTATTAGCCGAATGGCTTGGCCCCATGCGAGCTGGTGTCAAGGCAATAAACGAGGGGAACATCGGGGCCAGTGCTAAGCCTAGCAAGGCAATACCAATCAAAGTCAGCCACGGAGCAACATTCAGCCAGAACAAAACCACACCAATAATCGCCGCCAGCATGCTCAAACGCAGCAAACTCAAAACACTAATCCGACCTACGATCACGCCCGAAAGCAACCGCCCAACCGTCAAGCTGCCCCAATAAACACTAACCCAAACCCCAGCAATGCCTGGCGGCATGCCACGCGAGGTCGTGAGCAGGGTATACAACCATTGGCCCGCACAAAATTCCAAGCCCGTGTAGAGGAAAAACAGCAGAATACTTAGCCATGTCGCTGGTAAACGCAAGGTTTGCAGCATTGTGGCGCTTGCAACCGGTTCCACAGCAGCCTCAGAATGTTGGGTTTGCCATTGTTTGCGGGTAATTGCAAAGGCACTGGCTAGCAATAGTTGCGCAATCCCGACCACCACATAGCCAACCCGCCATGATTGGTTGGCGCTAATAATGCTACTCATAATGACTGGGCCGCTAGCAGCACCCAAGCCAAACGAAGCATGTAACCAATTGAGTGTGCGTGGGTTAAAATTATCAGCAGCGTAGGTATTTAAGCCTGCATCAATCGCGCCGGCACCCAAGCCTGCTAAAATACCCAGGCTCGCCATAAAAATCCAAGTTGGCGCATAGCCATAGCCCAACAAACTTGCGGCGGTCGCTAGACAACTTAATACCAACAGCCAACCAACGCCAATTTTGGCCAACACGCGCCCACTGCTAAAACTCGAAATCAAATAGCCAATCGTGCCGCTCGTAACTAACGCACCCAAGGCATCAAGCGATAAACCAAACTCTGCGCGAACTGATGGCCATGCAACCCCAGTTAGGCCATCGGGCAGACCTAAACTGATAAATGCTGCATAGGCCAAGCCAACTAAAAGCGTCGAATGCCGCCGAAGTGAAGGTGTAGAATGCGCCACGATTCAACCCATTACCTTTCTGAAACGTTTTTTCTGTAACGATTCAGAAGTATAGCATGTATAATAAGAGCTGACAATCAGTCCAAAGGAGCAGATCTGTGGCACATGATCACGAACCCGCCAAGCCCCATCGGATTACCATTAGCACCGTTGCCGCTGCTTTAGGGGTCGCTGTCTCGACCGTTTCCAACGCCTACAATCGACCCGACCAACTTTCAGCAGAGTTGCGTGAACGCGTGCTGGCAGTCGCTGCCGAGCTTGGCTACCCTGGGCCAAACCCAGTTGCTCGCAGTTTACGCCAACAACGGGCTGGCGCGGTCGGGGTGCTATTTGCCGAACGACTGCCCTATGCCTTTCGTGATCCGGCGGTGTTGATGGTGCTTGAGGGCATTGCGACCACCCTCGAGCAGGCTGGCCTCGGCTTATTGCTCGTGCCGGGCCGCGACGACGACACCACCACCGTTCAACAAGCCTTGGTCGATGGCTTTATTGTCTATTCGATGATGGAAACTGATCCCCTGGTACAAGCTGCTCTGAAACGTCGGCTGCCAACGGTGCTGCTTGACCAACCGCCACGCCCTGATGTACCATCAATTATTGTTGATGATGAGGCTGGCGCACGCATGGCCACTGAGCATCTATTAAGCCTCGGCCACCGCCAATTTGCGATTATCACTGATCGCTTGGTCGAAACTAATCTACGACCATCGAGTGCACCAATTAACGTTCATGATCAAAGCGAACCAACCTTTTTTGTCACCCAATTACGCTTGCAGGGCTATCGCCAACCGCTGGAAGCAGCAGGCATCGATTGGCGCAGCGTGCCAATTTACGATTGCAACGATAACAACGAGATTGATGGCGCAGCAGCCATCCAAATTTTACTCGCCCACAACCCACGGCCAACCGCCATTCTCTGTTTAACCGATCGTTTGGCTTTGGGGGCAATCTCCGGAGCACAACAAGCGGGCTATCAAGTTCCGCAACAGCTTTCAATTGTGGGCTTTGATGATATTCCTCAAGCCAGCCAAAGTGTGCCGAGCTTAACCACCATTCGCCAAGATCATCGCCAAAAAGGCTTATCAGCTGGCCAAGCCTTGATTGAACTGCTGGCGGGCCAAAGCCCAACCAGCTATCAACGGCTGGCGGTCGAGTTGGTGGTGCGCGATTCAACCGCAGCGATTTAAACAAAAATCCCTGATCCTAAAGTAAATTAGGATCAGGGATTTTCAATATTATGTCAAATTTATTCGAGTGGTAAGCCAGTCATTGGGTCGAACAAGCCACGGCGTTGGCCGTCAGCAGGTCGAGCTTCGGTCGGCTTTTTACCACCTTCCGAATAGCTATCATTCTGCAATCCACTATAGGCTCGATCAATAAATGGCCGAATTAAGTCAATTGGCAATGGGAAGACCAAGGTCGAGTTCTTTTCAACCGCGATTTCGGTCAAGGTTTGCAAATAACGCAATTGCAACGTTACTGGCTCGCGTGAAATCACATCGGCAGCTTCAGCCAAACGCTTGGAAGCTTGGAATTCACCGTCGGCGTGAATGATCTTGGCGCGTTTTTCGCGCTCGGCTTCGGCTTGTTTGGCCATCGCCCGTTGCATCGATTGAGGCAATTCGACATCTTTGACTTCAACGATATTGACCTTGATGCCCCAAGG is a genomic window of Chloroflexota bacterium containing:
- a CDS encoding MFS transporter; this translates as MAHSTPSLRRHSTLLVGLAYAAFISLGLPDGLTGVAWPSVRAEFGLSLDALGALVTSGTIGYLISSFSSGRVLAKIGVGWLLVLSCLATAASLLGYGYAPTWIFMASLGILAGLGAGAIDAGLNTYAADNFNPRTLNWLHASFGLGAASGPVIMSSIISANQSWRVGYVVVGIAQLLLASAFAITRKQWQTQHSEAAVEPVASATMLQTLRLPATWLSILLFFLYTGLEFCAGQWLYTLLTTSRGMPPGIAGVWVSVYWGSLTVGRLLSGVIVGRISVLSLLRLSMLAAIIGVVLFWLNVAPWLTLIGIALLGLALAPMFPSFIALTPARMGPSHSANTIGFQIAAATLGGASITSSFGLLADGFGLEMLGTYLFVVALAMALIFEGLNRLKPAA
- a CDS encoding LacI family DNA-binding transcriptional regulator translates to MAHDHEPAKPHRITISTVAAALGVAVSTVSNAYNRPDQLSAELRERVLAVAAELGYPGPNPVARSLRQQRAGAVGVLFAERLPYAFRDPAVLMVLEGIATTLEQAGLGLLLVPGRDDDTTTVQQALVDGFIVYSMMETDPLVQAALKRRLPTVLLDQPPRPDVPSIIVDDEAGARMATEHLLSLGHRQFAIITDRLVETNLRPSSAPINVHDQSEPTFFVTQLRLQGYRQPLEAAGIDWRSVPIYDCNDNNEIDGAAAIQILLAHNPRPTAILCLTDRLALGAISGAQQAGYQVPQQLSIVGFDDIPQASQSVPSLTTIRQDHRQKGLSAGQALIELLAGQSPTSYQRLAVELVVRDSTAAI